The Deltaproteobacteria bacterium genome window below encodes:
- a CDS encoding GAF domain-containing protein: MSIKARLIIIFLAFSLIPAVFIGLLLLENGRRYIERNTLSTLGSIAVVKKAQLLEFLQTKKERVEIFASDSIIAGTLASMRGMGTAEISREGRSLGEYLNAEKRPLDEEIIEIHLFDLSGRVVASTDPGFIGRDESEEPYFRTGLQKSNIQDASLHYHAGRPHYYIPVSAPVRSGGEVVGVLMNGYSITLADELVTGERLERLGDEPSEIESRAGVDIFIVNQEGLLLTSSRKAPEIAPLSERVSSFPVEECLARSNDAFGMWVDKIGKNVWGASECMNIQDGPRWALVVEQDESYAVAPLKYVNYIILLVGLSVAVVAIFISYSTALAITRPIDELRKGAEEFATGNLDYRVGIAGRDELAALSRSFDKMAGDLKKVTASRDELARETAERIRAIEALRLSETKYRNLVDTSLAGIFRSNFEGDLLFANAALARIFDFDSAEEMMREGSLQRYRDPAAREEFLKMLSETGSVEALEVEMLTRTGEAKTILMSATVLRDVISGTMLDITELKRAEEVRREAEGSRALSELSDAMANVVTDYQGVLDTIAKYIGDLMRVPCIIRLLSADGKWLEPVAVYHVEKGLREELKEFIAANPQRSDKGVGGRVVSEGRQLSFGSPEEIWKTIRPEYRTVMERLGITSALVTPLRSEGRVIGLIACFRPKKGESFTPTEMLLLQDLADRAALAISIARLFRETRSYAKELERSNAELQNFAYIVSHDLKEPLRMIDGYLRLIERKYAGSLDEEARKRIAFASSGAVRMQRIIDDLLEYSRVTTQARPFEPVDTGKVLEEVLENLTVAIRESRAVIDKGELPRVMADPVQLSQVFQNLLANAMKFRDKTRRPEIRVFAVEGENEWVFTVADNGIGIDPAHLDKVFDLFQRLHGPEYPGTGLGLAISKKVVERHEGRIWVESEPGAGSSFHFTIPKAAFPGEGEGGSAL; encoded by the coding sequence ATGAGCATAAAGGCCCGGCTGATAATCATATTCCTCGCCTTTTCGCTCATACCGGCCGTTTTCATAGGGCTTTTGCTTCTCGAGAACGGCAGAAGGTACATAGAAAGGAACACCCTCTCAACCCTGGGCTCAATTGCCGTAGTGAAAAAAGCACAACTCCTGGAGTTTCTGCAGACCAAAAAGGAAAGGGTTGAGATCTTCGCATCGGACAGCATTATCGCCGGGACGCTCGCGAGTATGCGCGGGATGGGAACGGCTGAAATATCGAGAGAAGGGAGGTCTCTCGGAGAGTATCTCAACGCGGAGAAACGCCCCCTGGATGAGGAGATAATAGAGATACACCTGTTTGACCTTTCAGGGAGGGTCGTCGCTAGCACGGACCCCGGGTTCATCGGCAGGGACGAGAGCGAGGAACCCTATTTCAGGACCGGACTTCAAAAGAGCAACATACAGGACGCGAGCCTCCATTACCATGCCGGACGGCCCCATTATTACATACCGGTATCCGCGCCCGTAAGGAGCGGCGGAGAGGTGGTGGGGGTGCTGATGAACGGGTACAGCATAACCCTTGCGGACGAGCTTGTGACCGGCGAAAGGCTCGAACGGCTCGGCGACGAGCCGTCAGAAATAGAAAGTCGGGCCGGGGTCGATATCTTCATTGTGAACCAGGAGGGGCTCCTTCTCACGAGCTCGAGGAAGGCGCCGGAGATCGCGCCGCTTTCGGAAAGGGTCTCGTCCTTCCCGGTCGAGGAATGCCTGGCCAGGTCGAATGACGCATTCGGCATGTGGGTCGACAAGATCGGGAAAAACGTCTGGGGCGCGTCCGAGTGCATGAATATCCAGGACGGGCCCAGGTGGGCGCTCGTCGTCGAGCAGGATGAGTCCTATGCCGTAGCACCGCTTAAATACGTGAACTACATAATCCTGCTGGTCGGCTTGAGCGTGGCCGTGGTTGCGATATTCATATCCTATTCCACCGCGCTCGCGATCACGAGGCCGATAGACGAGCTCAGGAAAGGCGCGGAGGAGTTCGCGACCGGCAACCTCGACTACAGGGTCGGGATTGCCGGTCGAGACGAGCTGGCCGCGCTCTCAAGGTCCTTCGACAAGATGGCCGGGGACCTGAAGAAAGTTACCGCCTCAAGGGACGAACTCGCCAGGGAAACGGCTGAAAGGATACGGGCGATAGAGGCCCTGAGGCTCTCCGAGACCAAGTACAGGAACCTGGTCGACACCTCGCTAGCCGGAATATTCAGGTCGAACTTCGAAGGCGACCTGCTCTTCGCGAACGCTGCCCTCGCCCGGATATTCGATTTCGACTCGGCCGAGGAGATGATGCGGGAGGGGTCGCTCCAGAGATACAGGGACCCGGCTGCAAGGGAGGAGTTCCTAAAGATGCTCAGTGAAACGGGGAGCGTCGAGGCCCTTGAGGTCGAGATGCTTACGAGGACAGGGGAGGCGAAGACAATTCTCATGAGCGCGACCGTCCTGAGGGATGTCATCTCAGGGACCATGCTGGATATTACCGAGCTTAAGAGGGCGGAAGAAGTGAGGAGGGAGGCCGAGGGGTCCAGGGCGCTCTCCGAGCTCTCGGACGCGATGGCCAATGTGGTGACCGACTATCAGGGCGTGCTGGACACGATAGCGAAGTACATAGGAGACCTCATGAGGGTGCCCTGCATCATAAGGCTCCTTTCAGCGGACGGGAAATGGCTCGAGCCGGTCGCGGTCTATCACGTGGAAAAGGGGCTCCGGGAGGAGCTTAAGGAGTTCATAGCCGCCAACCCGCAGCGTTCCGACAAGGGGGTCGGCGGCAGGGTGGTGAGCGAGGGCCGGCAACTCTCTTTCGGGTCGCCAGAGGAGATATGGAAGACCATCCGGCCCGAATACCGCACGGTGATGGAGCGCCTCGGGATAACTAGCGCGCTCGTAACGCCGCTCCGCTCCGAGGGGAGGGTCATCGGGCTCATCGCATGCTTCAGGCCGAAGAAGGGCGAATCGTTCACCCCGACGGAGATGCTCCTTCTCCAGGACCTCGCGGACAGGGCCGCGCTCGCCATATCCATCGCCCGCCTCTTCAGGGAGACGAGGTCCTACGCAAAGGAGCTTGAAAGGAGCAACGCCGAGCTTCAGAATTTCGCGTATATCGTTTCACATGACCTGAAAGAGCCGCTCAGGATGATAGACGGGTACCTGAGGCTTATCGAGAGGAAGTACGCGGGAAGCCTCGACGAGGAAGCCAGGAAACGGATAGCGTTCGCCTCTTCCGGGGCGGTCAGGATGCAGAGGATAATAGACGACCTCCTCGAATATTCGCGCGTGACGACCCAGGCGCGGCCTTTCGAGCCGGTCGACACCGGAAAGGTGCTTGAGGAAGTCCTCGAAAACCTCACGGTCGCGATAAGGGAGTCGCGGGCGGTTATTGATAAGGGCGAGCTACCGAGGGTAATGGCAGACCCGGTCCAGCTCTCGCAGGTCTTCCAGAACCTTCTGGCGAACGCGATGAAGTTCCGTGACAAGACCCGGAGGCCGGAGATACGGGTCTTTGCCGTGGAGGGGGAAAATGAATGGGTCTTCACCGTGGCCGATAACGGGATAGGGATAGATCCGGCGCATCTGGACAAGGTATTCGACCTCTTCCAGCGGCTCCACGGGCCGGAGTACCCTGGGACCGGCCTTGGGCTTGCGATATCAAAGAAAGTGGTCGAGAGGCACGAAGGACGCATATGGGTGGAGTCTGAGCCTGGAGCGGGCTCAAGTTTCCATTTCACCATCCCGAAGGCCGCTTTTCCTGGCGAGGGCGAGGGGGGCAGCGCCCTTTGA
- the gspD gene encoding type II secretion system secretin GspD translates to MDRQMRENRDSGTGPFPCGLACSLALLGALLFPGLSHGEERPTSPSFISDEVTIAPIREERGILPNEAPGKETSADQVHFQELNPEEASDGRVPSSESSLDNSIESPEIHQGLRPLGQSGPVRELRSARALRPVTGTAMLNFNDAGLREVLRTIGELTGENFIIAPGINARVSVETVRPVRREDMLAILESILEVNGLSAVKSGEYYKIIPASGGRQHPGSILSGKDPGEINLVSGLTTLIVPLDFISANDMLAVLKPMLSSAGSITSLPRSNTLVITEGAARGRGMIELIKNLDVDAFERVEIAMVPVRNADVRMLHGELIEILSAIGIGREDAQLAVVPLERLNSLIVLSSGKELMDSVTGWISRLDTAAPAGSSSIHIYYARNDRALSLMAILEEVYGGGASSRPGAFGTASPVSAPVAAAQPAQARDSVNAGERARIFLYEPANALIIHAPQGEYLKILGTLNELDKIPKQVLIEALIAEIKLDESTRFGIQWSLLSGEANIQQNTGIVPGATLADPRASIIPPIGAAAPSGLSVLATDASRFFAAIQALASEGKVDILSNPHIMVKNYEKASINVGSDEPVSTQSTQNAVTGTAGIIQNIEYRKTGVILTVVPYITEAGKVAMTIRQEVSDRSTDRVIGNATYPSFTKREAETSVVASDKETLVIGGLIQERFDSSSNGIPVLSRVPIIGNLFKFSSNSKSKTELVILIKPTVVTGPGDADLATREFRDKLPALKKQLREGE, encoded by the coding sequence ATGGACCGGCAAATGAGGGAAAACAGGGATTCTGGCACAGGGCCGTTCCCCTGTGGCCTCGCTTGTTCGCTCGCGCTCTTAGGAGCGCTCCTTTTCCCGGGCCTCTCGCATGGGGAGGAAAGGCCCACAAGCCCCTCGTTTATATCGGACGAGGTCACAATAGCGCCCATACGGGAAGAGCGCGGCATCCTTCCGAACGAGGCCCCCGGAAAGGAGACTTCGGCGGACCAGGTCCATTTCCAAGAGCTTAATCCGGAGGAGGCTTCCGATGGAAGGGTACCGTCATCCGAGAGTTCTTTAGATAATTCAATCGAGAGCCCCGAAATTCATCAAGGGCTTCGTCCCCTTGGCCAGTCGGGCCCGGTCCGTGAGCTCCGGTCGGCCAGGGCATTGCGGCCGGTAACCGGCACCGCAATGCTTAACTTCAACGACGCGGGCCTTAGGGAGGTGCTCCGTACCATAGGCGAGCTAACTGGCGAGAACTTCATCATCGCTCCGGGGATAAACGCCAGGGTATCGGTCGAGACCGTGAGGCCGGTACGGCGCGAAGACATGCTCGCCATACTCGAATCGATACTGGAGGTGAACGGCCTCTCGGCCGTGAAATCCGGGGAATACTACAAGATAATCCCCGCCTCGGGCGGACGGCAGCACCCAGGGAGCATCCTGAGCGGCAAGGACCCAGGGGAAATAAACCTTGTAAGCGGTCTTACGACCCTCATCGTGCCGCTTGATTTCATATCTGCCAACGACATGCTTGCCGTCCTTAAGCCCATGCTCTCGAGCGCCGGGAGCATAACGTCGCTCCCCAGGTCCAATACCCTAGTGATAACCGAGGGGGCGGCTAGGGGCAGGGGGATGATAGAGCTCATAAAGAACCTCGACGTGGACGCATTCGAGCGGGTGGAGATAGCGATGGTCCCTGTCAGGAACGCGGACGTAAGAATGCTGCACGGCGAGCTCATTGAGATCCTCTCGGCCATCGGCATCGGGAGGGAGGATGCGCAGCTTGCGGTCGTGCCGCTTGAACGGCTTAACAGCCTCATCGTCCTTTCTTCCGGCAAGGAGCTCATGGATTCCGTGACCGGGTGGATAAGCCGGCTCGATACCGCGGCCCCGGCCGGGTCGTCTTCGATTCACATCTATTACGCCAGGAACGACAGGGCCTTGAGCCTGATGGCCATACTCGAGGAGGTCTACGGAGGCGGCGCTTCGTCCCGGCCCGGAGCCTTCGGCACGGCTTCCCCTGTCTCAGCCCCTGTAGCCGCGGCCCAGCCAGCGCAGGCCCGCGACTCCGTAAATGCGGGCGAACGGGCCCGGATATTCTTATATGAGCCCGCCAACGCGCTAATCATACACGCACCCCAGGGAGAGTACCTCAAGATACTCGGCACTCTGAATGAGCTGGATAAAATTCCTAAGCAGGTGCTTATAGAGGCGCTCATCGCGGAGATAAAGCTCGATGAGAGCACACGGTTCGGCATCCAGTGGTCGCTCCTTTCCGGCGAGGCAAACATTCAGCAGAATACCGGGATTGTCCCCGGCGCTACGCTTGCCGACCCCAGGGCCTCGATAATCCCTCCCATAGGCGCGGCGGCTCCTTCCGGGCTCTCTGTCCTCGCAACCGACGCGAGCAGGTTCTTCGCCGCCATACAGGCCCTTGCCTCCGAGGGCAAGGTGGACATACTGAGCAACCCCCATATCATGGTAAAGAACTACGAGAAGGCGTCCATAAACGTAGGGAGCGACGAGCCGGTCTCTACCCAGTCGACCCAGAACGCCGTAACCGGCACCGCGGGGATAATCCAGAATATCGAGTACAGGAAGACAGGCGTGATACTCACGGTCGTGCCTTACATAACCGAGGCCGGCAAGGTCGCCATGACCATCAGGCAGGAGGTGAGCGACAGGTCCACGGACAGGGTGATAGGGAACGCCACCTACCCTTCCTTCACGAAGAGGGAGGCCGAGACCTCGGTCGTGGCATCAGACAAGGAAACGCTCGTAATCGGGGGGCTTATACAGGAGAGGTTCGATTCCTCCTCGAACGGGATACCGGTCTTGAGCAGGGTCCCCATAATCGGCAATCTGTTCAAATTCAGCAGCAACTCCAAGAGCAAGACAGAGCTAGTGATACTTATAAAGCCCACTGTTGTGACCGGGCCGGGGGACGCGGACTTGGCAACGCGCGAGTTCAGGGACAAGCTCCCGGCCCTTAAGAAACAGCTGAGGGAAGGGGAATAG
- a CDS encoding type II secretion system protein M encodes MRGGDRLRSGAGKVPSAIYLLAASLIAFLAAGSVYKYYSGMKEEARLRSGELVIWADLVDRADELEELVEKKRGELQRLEEGLLPGTTSLGAAHLQSAFRDYSARSGIRIISERALKYVDRGRYVGVPVEFRFRAGISELKELLSDMKGSRLAMGVRSVRIRSRGEREPGRLDVSLVVEGVIRKVELAG; translated from the coding sequence ATGCGCGGAGGTGACAGGCTCCGGTCCGGGGCCGGAAAAGTGCCTTCGGCGATATACCTTTTGGCCGCGTCGCTTATCGCGTTCCTGGCCGCGGGCTCGGTTTACAAGTATTACTCCGGCATGAAAGAGGAGGCCCGGTTGAGGAGCGGGGAGCTTGTCATCTGGGCCGACCTTGTCGACCGCGCCGACGAGCTGGAGGAGCTTGTGGAGAAAAAGAGGGGGGAGCTTCAAAGGCTCGAAGAGGGGCTTCTTCCCGGAACGACTTCGCTCGGGGCCGCGCACCTCCAGAGCGCGTTCAGGGACTATTCCGCAAGGAGCGGGATACGGATAATTTCCGAGCGCGCCCTGAAGTACGTTGACAGGGGGAGGTACGTGGGCGTGCCGGTTGAGTTCCGGTTCAGGGCTGGTATTTCGGAATTGAAGGAGCTCCTTTCGGATATGAAGGGCTCCCGTCTGGCAATGGGAGTAAGGTCGGTAAGGATCAGGTCAAGGGGAGAGCGCGAGCCTGGCAGGCTCGACGTCTCGCTCGTGGTCGAGGGCGTCATAAGGAAAGTGGAGCTTGCGGGCTGA
- a CDS encoding PilN domain-containing protein yields MILNAIGIEAGKRHWKAFHVKRGASGLRAERAFTLDGSIEERAAGLKEYAESKRLLGLRVSVALTTGSYVSRTIELPPAEKDSVRGVLAFELEKHLPSDPSGWAYTCEILESRPEGQLVLFSAAPSETVEMTIKALESAGLNLPFVTTAERAVVKALSHSGISPPDGAALLAIKEDGVQIIAWARPGRPCYSRSFKAAGPDAYERELRFASTAMEGKLIRCLIVCEAGEDMPQAREAARRMGLEVTEYNEAPAVSVSFGAALLLFDGKARSADLAPKGNGALKVRGAALTAAGGALGLALLLPAFFLVNEALTLRKLNRALAELGPERGRAQALTAALSAIEADIRVFREVRGEGDPGFLEILKRLTEATPSDTYLTGMEYDRKTIAVEGASGKASGLFMALERSGLGSELEFEGPVTAGPDGKERFRIRFKINNPTGAEANARR; encoded by the coding sequence TTGATACTGAACGCCATAGGCATAGAGGCGGGGAAGCGTCACTGGAAGGCATTTCATGTAAAGAGGGGGGCCTCGGGGTTAAGGGCTGAAAGGGCCTTTACGCTGGATGGTAGCATTGAGGAGAGGGCGGCCGGGTTAAAGGAGTATGCGGAGAGTAAACGCCTTCTGGGCCTTAGGGTCTCTGTTGCGCTTACGACTGGCAGTTATGTCTCAAGGACGATAGAACTGCCTCCAGCCGAGAAGGATTCGGTCCGTGGGGTGCTGGCCTTTGAGCTTGAGAAGCACCTGCCTTCCGACCCGTCCGGATGGGCATACACATGCGAAATACTCGAGTCCCGGCCTGAGGGGCAGCTGGTGCTTTTTTCCGCAGCGCCTTCGGAGACGGTCGAGATGACGATTAAGGCGCTTGAAAGCGCCGGGCTGAACCTGCCGTTTGTGACTACCGCGGAGAGGGCCGTCGTGAAGGCGCTCTCCCATTCAGGCATTTCTCCTCCTGATGGAGCCGCTTTGCTTGCGATAAAGGAGGACGGGGTTCAGATAATCGCATGGGCCAGGCCCGGAAGGCCGTGCTATTCCCGCTCCTTCAAAGCCGCTGGGCCGGACGCATACGAGAGGGAGTTGAGGTTCGCCTCGACAGCTATGGAAGGCAAGCTGATCCGCTGTTTAATCGTATGCGAGGCAGGCGAGGATATGCCGCAGGCGCGGGAGGCGGCCCGGCGCATGGGGCTTGAGGTTACTGAATACAATGAAGCGCCTGCGGTGTCCGTTTCGTTCGGCGCCGCACTCCTCCTTTTCGATGGAAAAGCCAGGTCCGCCGACCTTGCGCCGAAAGGAAATGGCGCGCTTAAGGTCAGGGGCGCGGCCCTGACGGCGGCAGGCGGGGCGCTGGGGCTCGCGCTTCTCCTTCCCGCGTTCTTTCTCGTGAACGAAGCGCTCACATTAAGGAAGCTCAACAGGGCGCTGGCCGAGCTCGGGCCTGAGAGGGGCAGGGCCCAGGCGCTTACCGCCGCTCTTTCCGCCATAGAGGCGGACATAAGGGTCTTCCGGGAGGTCAGGGGAGAGGGCGACCCCGGGTTCCTGGAAATATTAAAGAGGCTTACCGAGGCCACTCCGTCCGACACCTATCTGACCGGAATGGAATACGACAGGAAGACGATAGCGGTCGAGGGGGCTTCCGGAAAGGCCTCAGGGCTTTTCATGGCGCTCGAGCGCTCCGGGCTCGGTAGCGAGCTCGAGTTCGAAGGCCCGGTCACAGCGGGGCCGGACGGAAAAGAGCGTTTCAGGATACGGTTCAAGATCAATAACCCGACCGGGGCAGAGGCCAATGCGCGGAGGTGA
- a CDS encoding general secretion pathway protein GspK — protein MKAARVSGESGLSLVLVLWLLALMFLIAPGFVYTMRIESAATSSFEDEASAWALAVAGVYMAATEVSADYEIVASNEAGLVFLEKTADGFLPLPSKRDFQLGEGTVSYRIEDERAKVNLNTAPMGVIDELLRLSGADKPARDAISDSIIDWRDENSDFHLNGAEDDYYGSLPFPYGSKDGPFDFIEELLLVKGVSREIFYGAGGESGIGRLVTVHGDGKLNLNTAGETVLSAVYGEGVANEILLKRKTEGPIIIRLHGGLVTSEFFLVTSTGEKGGIRYTIEAAIAKKPGGKDAVFISWREHGVGYR, from the coding sequence TTGAAGGCCGCCCGCGTTTCAGGCGAAAGCGGCCTGTCCCTCGTGCTGGTGCTCTGGCTCCTTGCGCTCATGTTCCTCATAGCGCCTGGGTTCGTGTACACGATGAGGATTGAAAGCGCGGCGACATCGAGTTTCGAGGACGAGGCCTCGGCCTGGGCGCTCGCAGTGGCAGGGGTGTACATGGCGGCTACCGAGGTCTCGGCTGATTACGAAATAGTGGCATCGAACGAGGCCGGGCTCGTGTTCCTTGAGAAGACGGCCGACGGCTTCCTTCCGCTTCCTTCGAAAAGGGATTTCCAGCTCGGAGAAGGGACGGTCTCATACAGGATAGAAGACGAGCGGGCCAAGGTAAACCTGAACACGGCCCCTATGGGCGTAATAGACGAGCTTCTGCGCCTCTCCGGAGCTGACAAGCCCGCGAGGGACGCGATAAGCGATTCCATAATCGACTGGCGGGACGAAAACAGCGACTTTCACCTGAACGGCGCCGAGGACGATTATTACGGCTCCTTGCCTTTCCCCTACGGCTCAAAAGACGGCCCGTTCGATTTCATTGAAGAGCTGCTGCTCGTGAAGGGCGTAAGCAGGGAGATTTTCTATGGTGCGGGCGGCGAAAGCGGCATCGGAAGGCTCGTGACCGTGCACGGGGACGGGAAGCTCAACCTCAATACCGCGGGCGAAACGGTGCTTTCGGCCGTTTACGGCGAAGGGGTGGCGAACGAAATCCTTCTGAAGAGAAAGACCGAAGGCCCCATTATTATCAGGTTGCACGGCGGGCTCGTCACCTCTGAATTCTTCCTTGTGACCTCGACCGGCGAAAAGGGCGGCATCCGATACACGATAGAGGCCGCCATAGCGAAGAAGCCCGGCGGAAAGGATGCCGTCTTCATCTCCTGGCGCGAGCACGGGGTCGGATACCGTTGA
- a CDS encoding type II secretion system protein GspJ, with the protein MEVLISISVVAVIALTALAALRFGLGVWESGDRAAEEAFMKRYLSGEMRKALASAYPYRDEDGNILFLGAPESLAFVTSGRTASPDVSWGGAMLLRYSVSGEGLLLEETTLPLADGAGKRSVVAGAAAALEFAYFGDGAWRNDWDAALMKKLPEMVRVTLSGNTGDPVSFETALMAGKGSGAGD; encoded by the coding sequence TTGGAGGTCCTCATTTCGATCTCGGTCGTCGCGGTAATCGCCCTTACCGCCCTTGCAGCCCTCAGGTTCGGACTCGGGGTATGGGAGAGCGGTGACAGGGCGGCAGAAGAGGCGTTCATGAAAAGGTATCTCTCGGGCGAGATGAGGAAGGCGCTCGCGTCCGCTTACCCCTACAGGGACGAGGACGGGAACATCCTTTTCCTGGGCGCACCGGAAAGCCTCGCCTTCGTCACCTCGGGAAGGACCGCTTCTCCTGACGTGTCCTGGGGCGGCGCAATGCTTTTACGGTATTCGGTCTCAGGGGAGGGGCTCCTGCTGGAAGAAACAACGCTTCCGCTTGCGGACGGGGCGGGAAAGCGCTCTGTCGTGGCCGGCGCTGCCGCGGCCCTGGAGTTCGCCTATTTCGGGGACGGCGCGTGGCGTAACGACTGGGACGCGGCCCTCATGAAGAAGCTCCCTGAAATGGTGAGAGTGACGCTTTCAGGAAATACCGGCGATCCGGTCTCATTCGAGACGGCGCTCATGGCCGGGAAAGGCAGCGGGGCAGGTGATTGA
- a CDS encoding type II secretion system GspH family protein yields MKGNGGFTLIEVMASAAIMGAALGVLLELVSGGLRLAKETNGRTGLVLAASERFGSMFDGIIEEGVSEGVTGAGFTWKMEAYPYDSAGEGAPRVLKVVVTTRDLASGAEFRLISLKGLSGE; encoded by the coding sequence GTGAAAGGGAACGGCGGTTTCACCCTGATAGAGGTGATGGCATCTGCGGCCATCATGGGGGCGGCCCTTGGCGTGCTCCTTGAGCTCGTCTCCGGCGGGCTCAGGCTCGCAAAGGAGACAAACGGCCGGACAGGGCTTGTTCTCGCAGCCAGTGAGAGGTTCGGGTCCATGTTCGACGGGATTATCGAAGAAGGCGTTTCTGAAGGGGTCACAGGCGCCGGGTTCACATGGAAGATGGAGGCCTATCCTTACGATTCGGCGGGAGAGGGCGCTCCCAGGGTGCTCAAGGTGGTCGTTACCACGAGGGACCTCGCATCAGGGGCCGAGTTCAGGCTCATTTCGTTAAAGGGCCTCTCGGGTGAGTAA
- a CDS encoding prepilin-type N-terminal cleavage/methylation domain-containing protein: MTASCKRTEGFTLLELLFVLVIIGVAAALVAPSIVAGLEGLRAKSAVRTLKAGLNDARIRAIRDRAVHYAIYTGGVLAIRDGKGIVREVALPPGNGKVRESEAAFYPAGTSSAAEFDVLYGEAAYRLVLDGSGRPRVEDAGE; this comes from the coding sequence ATGACCGCATCCTGTAAAAGGACGGAAGGCTTTACTCTCCTTGAGCTCCTCTTCGTGCTCGTCATCATCGGGGTGGCGGCGGCGCTAGTGGCTCCGTCCATTGTCGCGGGACTCGAAGGGCTCAGGGCCAAGTCGGCCGTGCGGACGCTAAAGGCCGGGCTGAATGACGCACGGATAAGGGCCATAAGGGACAGGGCCGTCCATTACGCGATCTATACCGGCGGGGTCCTCGCCATACGGGACGGAAAAGGGATCGTAAGGGAGGTCGCGCTCCCTCCGGGAAATGGAAAGGTCCGGGAATCCGAGGCCGCGTTCTATCCTGCAGGGACTTCGAGCGCCGCGGAGTTCGACGTGCTGTACGGAGAGGCGGCCTACAGGCTCGTACTCGACGGCTCGGGCCGCCCCAGGGTCGAGGACGCAGGCGAGTGA
- the gspG gene encoding type II secretion system major pseudopilin GspG, producing MRHAGENEVLSSERGFTLVELIVVVVIIGLLAALVAPRFLGKVEQSRMKAAQVQIELFGAALDQFRLDTGRYPTTAEGLPTLRENLTGIERWRGPYLKKEIPRDPWGREFSYMSPGEREEYEIVSLGSDGTPGGEGDAADIVSWRGLDDRIL from the coding sequence ATGCGGCACGCCGGGGAAAACGAGGTCCTTTCGTCAGAGCGCGGCTTCACGCTCGTCGAGCTCATAGTCGTGGTCGTTATAATCGGCCTCCTCGCGGCTCTCGTTGCACCCAGGTTCCTCGGAAAGGTCGAGCAGTCGAGGATGAAGGCCGCGCAGGTCCAGATAGAGCTATTCGGGGCGGCCCTGGACCAGTTCCGTCTGGACACAGGGAGATACCCGACCACCGCTGAAGGCCTGCCTACGCTGCGGGAGAACCTTACCGGCATCGAGCGGTGGAGGGGGCCCTATCTCAAAAAGGAGATACCCAGAGACCCATGGGGACGGGAGTTTTCATACATGTCGCCCGGCGAACGCGAGGAGTACGAGATAGTCTCGCTCGGCTCCGACGGCACACCCGGCGGCGAGGGCGACGCAGCGGACATCGTAAGCTGGAGAGGCCTCGATGACCGCATCCTGTAA